A region of Kitasatospora herbaricolor DNA encodes the following proteins:
- a CDS encoding DUF2637 domain-containing protein produces the protein MSPTRTTSNRRPAAPRKPAPDKPSTPRKTVAAPESITAAQTPATEPARSAADPILADARDRAADVLALAEDQALAVLHRAADSAGRELATAGQWAEEAEQLRAHAAAEAETVTQRADRAVRQILDLANDQADLILQNAREQREEANADAHAQVDRLLEEATERAGALLADAEQRAAAVRTRAQEEADRILAGAEQRAQAVAAGITEAAEVQAAKVLGEAEREAGRSRGRAAADFADVQDQVAGAREELERTRDRTASGRAQAEQDLTSARELAATVQRDAAAAAGRTLTEAAAEAEEIRSQAAATARRIVKAAEEQAEEMRQEAEATAGRVTEAARAEADTVRENTDAETRRLLEEAEAEAQELREEGAQQAADLRERGQQAVQRLRDDAQGAIKEARQATGEQLRQASSARGKAEADAQRLLNTARREAEQVTADALAELAETQQHVAELRTEQQQLEQKWADRNKGLVRQAWRRWEANIPKLLPKVALWAGVAYTAAGEHHLAVMAGIDSWLAWLFPVAVDVWVVAATRAHAKAATEEERKRITWEVVTALVVMMACQIAALLAELHIFGVEPHNGEWRVKWGLAVPLAMVVPVVIWRVHALMGHGPSAHAAPAAHTDANAAPAESTGGAHDDHPPRPPHGGQPLPTAHGILLPAQGTPTERSHEREITAGRGTNGAHRALPPAHPQSADAHPTSALTGAALMYARKALVRPLYDALGRRPRVAEIHAALTANGLLSGDEKQTRSTCQRVRDAVEDAEPALRPAVRSA, from the coding sequence ATGAGCCCGACCAGGACGACGTCCAACCGGCGCCCCGCAGCGCCCCGCAAGCCCGCCCCGGACAAGCCGTCCACCCCCCGCAAAACGGTCGCCGCCCCCGAGAGCATCACCGCGGCCCAGACCCCGGCGACCGAGCCGGCCCGGTCAGCAGCCGATCCGATCCTGGCCGACGCCCGCGACCGCGCCGCCGACGTCCTGGCCCTCGCCGAGGACCAGGCGCTCGCCGTGCTGCACCGCGCAGCCGACAGCGCTGGCCGCGAGCTGGCCACCGCCGGGCAGTGGGCTGAGGAGGCCGAGCAGCTGCGCGCGCACGCCGCCGCTGAGGCCGAGACCGTCACGCAGCGTGCCGATCGGGCGGTCCGGCAGATCCTCGACCTGGCCAACGACCAGGCCGACCTGATCCTCCAGAACGCCCGGGAACAGCGCGAGGAGGCCAACGCTGATGCCCACGCCCAGGTGGACCGGCTGCTGGAGGAGGCCACCGAGCGGGCCGGGGCGCTGCTGGCCGACGCGGAGCAGCGCGCCGCCGCCGTCCGCACCCGGGCCCAGGAGGAGGCGGACCGGATCCTCGCCGGCGCCGAGCAGCGGGCCCAGGCCGTTGCGGCCGGAATCACGGAGGCGGCCGAGGTGCAGGCCGCCAAGGTGCTCGGCGAGGCCGAGCGCGAGGCCGGCCGGAGCCGCGGCCGGGCGGCGGCCGACTTCGCCGACGTCCAGGACCAGGTCGCCGGGGCCCGCGAGGAGCTGGAGCGCACCCGGGACCGGACCGCCAGCGGCCGTGCCCAGGCCGAGCAGGACCTGACGAGTGCGCGGGAGCTCGCCGCGACCGTCCAGCGCGACGCCGCCGCGGCGGCCGGCCGCACCCTGACCGAGGCCGCGGCCGAGGCCGAGGAGATCCGCAGCCAGGCCGCCGCCACCGCCCGCCGGATCGTCAAGGCGGCCGAGGAGCAGGCCGAGGAGATGCGCCAGGAGGCCGAGGCGACGGCCGGTCGCGTCACCGAGGCCGCCCGCGCCGAGGCCGACACGGTCCGCGAGAACACCGACGCCGAGACCCGCCGGCTGCTGGAGGAGGCCGAGGCCGAGGCGCAGGAGCTCCGCGAGGAAGGCGCCCAGCAGGCCGCCGACCTGCGCGAACGCGGCCAGCAGGCCGTGCAGCGGCTGCGCGACGACGCCCAGGGGGCCATCAAGGAGGCCAGGCAGGCCACCGGCGAGCAGCTGCGCCAGGCCAGCTCCGCCCGGGGCAAGGCCGAGGCCGACGCCCAGCGACTCCTCAACACCGCCCGGCGGGAAGCCGAGCAGGTCACCGCCGACGCACTCGCCGAGCTCGCCGAGACCCAGCAGCACGTCGCCGAGCTGCGCACCGAGCAGCAGCAGCTGGAGCAGAAGTGGGCCGACCGGAACAAGGGCCTGGTCCGCCAGGCCTGGCGCCGGTGGGAGGCCAACATTCCGAAGCTGCTGCCGAAGGTCGCGCTCTGGGCGGGCGTCGCCTACACCGCCGCCGGTGAGCACCACCTCGCGGTGATGGCCGGCATCGACTCGTGGCTGGCGTGGCTGTTCCCCGTCGCGGTGGACGTGTGGGTGGTCGCCGCCACCCGCGCCCACGCCAAGGCCGCCACCGAGGAGGAACGCAAGCGGATCACCTGGGAGGTCGTCACCGCCTTGGTGGTGATGATGGCCTGCCAGATCGCCGCGCTGCTCGCCGAACTGCACATCTTCGGCGTCGAACCGCATAACGGAGAGTGGCGGGTGAAATGGGGCCTCGCCGTCCCGCTCGCCATGGTGGTCCCGGTGGTCATCTGGCGCGTGCATGCGCTCATGGGCCACGGTCCCTCCGCTCACGCCGCCCCCGCCGCGCACACGGACGCGAACGCCGCGCCCGCCGAGAGCACCGGCGGCGCACACGACGACCACCCCCCGCGCCCGCCGCACGGCGGCCAGCCGCTGCCCACCGCTCACGGCATCCTGCTCCCCGCGCAGGGCACACCCACCGAGCGCTCACATGAGCGCGAGATCACCGCAGGTCGCGGAACGAATGGCGCTCACCGCGCACTCCCGCCCGCGCACCCGCAGAGCGCCGACGCTCACCCCACCTCGGCACTGACCGGCGCCGCGCTCATGTACGCCCGCAAGGCGCTCGTCCGCCCGCTGTACGACGCTCTCGGCCGCCGCCCGCGCGTCGCGGAGATCCACGCCGCGCTCACCGCCAACGGCCTGCTGAGCGGCGACGAGAAGCAGACGCGCTCGACCTGCCAGCGCGTGCGCGACGCGGTCGAGGACGCCGAGCCCGCGCTCAGGCCCGCCGTGCGCTCTGCGTAA
- a CDS encoding AAA family ATPase, whose protein sequence is MNLTYHPGTVVVLVGVSGAGKSTFAARRWPAIWRLSLDDYRQMATDSMADQSATPVAAEIQNLLLDARLARNLTTVIDSTALLPHVRAGLLARARYWQRPAAAVLFNLPLDLCRRQNSSRERVVPDHVLREQHRHLPTAEQLLAEGFAHVDRIAAASPAYLEPAHIR, encoded by the coding sequence GTGAACCTCACCTACCACCCCGGGACCGTGGTTGTTCTGGTCGGCGTCTCCGGCGCCGGCAAGTCCACATTCGCCGCCCGCCGCTGGCCCGCCATCTGGCGCCTGAGCCTGGACGACTACCGCCAGATGGCCACCGACTCCATGGCCGACCAGTCCGCCACCCCGGTCGCCGCCGAAATCCAGAACCTGCTCCTGGATGCCCGCCTCGCCAGGAACCTCACCACCGTGATCGACAGCACCGCGCTTCTCCCGCACGTACGCGCCGGCCTGCTGGCCCGCGCCCGCTACTGGCAGCGCCCGGCCGCAGCCGTGCTGTTCAACCTGCCGCTCGACCTGTGCCGGCGCCAGAACAGCTCCCGCGAGCGCGTCGTGCCCGACCACGTCCTGCGCGAGCAGCACCGCCACCTGCCCACCGCCGAACAACTGCTCGCTGAAGGATTCGCCCACGTCGACCGCATCGCCGCAGCCTCCCCCGCCTACCTGGAGCCGGCCCACATCCGCTGA
- a CDS encoding RRQRL motif-containing zinc-binding protein, translated as MRATDLDPTGEHHGGLPTYPWRFHPDPDLMTRRQLRAVGLRPGGQEPAAQVTWRNGLRFGYLFRRSLALPVRPMTAARWRAHQRMMLARRTCPLCRAVGEYCIPTSLGCCLDCADGLALTELEQLLTLARTTAA; from the coding sequence GTGCGCGCAACCGACCTCGACCCCACCGGCGAACACCACGGCGGCCTGCCCACCTACCCGTGGCGATTCCACCCCGACCCGGACCTGATGACCCGCCGCCAACTGCGCGCCGTGGGCCTTCGGCCCGGCGGCCAAGAACCGGCCGCCCAGGTGACCTGGCGAAACGGCCTCCGGTTCGGGTACCTGTTCCGCCGCTCCCTCGCCCTGCCGGTCCGCCCGATGACGGCGGCCCGCTGGCGCGCCCACCAGCGGATGATGCTCGCCCGCCGCACGTGCCCGTTGTGCCGCGCCGTCGGCGAGTACTGCATCCCGACCTCGCTCGGCTGCTGCCTGGACTGCGCCGACGGCCTCGCCCTGACCGAGCTGGAGCAGCTGCTGACCCTCGCCCGCACCACTGCGGCCTGA